In a genomic window of Diabrotica undecimpunctata isolate CICGRU chromosome 2, icDiaUnde3, whole genome shotgun sequence:
- the LOC140433178 gene encoding exosome complex component MTR3-like, whose amino-acid sequence MPIDHKRINGPEDTLPYELFAKKNNKSLSESFEEILKNGIRSDSRSFQEHRKIFIKTGVVSQAKGSAYIEMEKSKVIVSVFDPREIPNRSDYSLKGEIYCEFKFAPFSCKKRRLHQQDTEEKQYSVIMKQALESTVCRHEFPNFQVDIYAMVLHNDGSCLSAAITAAGLALSHAGVPMYDIITSVTLGIQQDTIFVDPSCKEQNISWFPLSRDTKNNDHGIIVISKLHTHNQISHFYQTGSISLAKVTEAIGIADKACEEIVPLIKKCLVKHVIKNLKNSETVAE is encoded by the exons atgCCAATCGACCACAAAAGAATTAATGGACCAGAAGACACTCTGCCTTACGAATTATTCgcaaagaaaaacaataaatcctTATCTGAGTCGTttgaagaaattttaaaaaatgggaTAAGAAGTGATTCCAGATCTTTTCAAGAACACAGAAAAATTT TTATCAAAACTGGTGTGGTAAGTCAAGCAAAGGGTTCAGCATACATTGAAATGGAAAAAAGCAAAGTAATAGTATCAGTTTTTGATCCAAGAGAAATTCCAAACAGGTCGGATTATTCCTTAAAGGGTGAAATTTATTGTGAATTTAAATTTGCGCCATTCAGTTGTAAAAAAAGAAGGTTACATCAACAGGATACTGAAGAAAAACAATACAGTGTAATAATGAAACAAGCACTAGAATCGACTGTATGCCGTCATGAATTTCCAAATTTCCAG GTTGATATTTATGCCATGGTACTACACAATGATGGATCTTGTTTAAGTGCAGCAATAACTGCTGCTGGATTGGCATTAAGTCATGCCGGAGTTCCTATGTATGACATAATAACTTCTGTCACTCTAGGCATACAACAAGATACTATATTTGTTGATCCCAGTTGTAAAGAACAGAACATAAGTTGGTTTCCTCTGTCTAGAGACACAAAGAATAACGACCATGGAATTATAGTGATATCTAAGCTTCATACACATAATCAGATTTCACATTTTTACCAGACAGGAAGTATATCCTTAGCCAAGGTGACAGAAGCTATTGGAATTGCCGATAAAGCTTGTGAAGAAATTGTTCcacttattaaaaaatgtttagttAAGCATGTaattaagaatttaaaaaatagtgAGACTGTTGCTGaatga
- the LOC140433180 gene encoding EARP-interacting protein homolog, whose product MDNENSVIYGLEFQARALTPQQAETEKIRFIIGTQFLKQTNNQIHLIEFNEEISTIKTSVFHHSAGEIWKLTSSPTDSSKISTCYNSLLGENSCIMKSAILKLPENENHDTIENLEIVTKLDTSSFGNDIKTTEFHPTEANTAVTLTDSHVVLWDISETEGRAVSNIALEGKNNPKFTNGKWNPHQNCNQFSTATETHIKTYDIRSGELAWNIDQAHCQFIRDMDYNMNKLYHLATCGDDGFLKIWDFRQTSAPVFSRSDHSHWIWCVRFNPFHDQLVLTASSDARVLLSSAASVSSENLSETLITDDKEGLDTKQKLKDGPLQWCEHEDSVYCVEWSPAEPWVFASLSYDGRLLISHVKKSLKYQILL is encoded by the exons atGGACAATGAAAATTCTGTTATTTATGGTTTAGAATTTCAG GCCAGAGCATTAACACCACAACAAGCAGAAACTGAAAAAATAAGATTTATAATAGGAACCCAATTCCTCAAACAGACCAATAATCAAATTCATTTGATAGAGTTTAATGAAGAAATATCCACAATAAAAACTTCG gTATTCCATCATTCAGCGggagaaatatggaaattaacGTCTAGTCCAACTGATTCCTCCAAGATATCAACTTGTTACAACTCTCTGCTAGGGGAAAACAGCTGCATCATGAAAAGTGCAATTTTAAAACTACCTGAAAACGAAAATCATGATACCATAGAAAATCTAGAAATTGTGACAAAACTGGATACCTCTTCTTTTGGAAATGATATTAAAACCACAGAATTCCATCCAACTGAGGCAAATACAGCAGTTACCTTGACAGACAGCCATGTTGTTCTTTGGGATATTTCTGAGACTGAAGGAAGAGCTGTTAGTAACATAGCCTTAGAAGGAAAGAATAATCCCAAGTTTACAAATGGAAAATGGAATCCACATCAAAATTGTAATCAG TTCAGTACAGCAACTGAAACACATATAAAGACTTATGACATTAGATCTGGAGAATTAGCATGGAATATAGATCAAGCACATTGTCAATTTATACGTGATATGGATTATAATATGAACAAACTATACCATCTAGCTACATGCGGAGATGATGGGTTTTTGAAGATTTGGGATTTCAGGCAAACTAGTGCTCCAGTATTTTCAAGAAGTGACCATTCTCATTG gaTATGGTGTGTACGATTTAATCCATTTCATGACCAGTTGGTGTTAACAGCTAGTTCAGATGCACGAGTATTATTATCAAGTGCTGCAAGTGTCAGTTCAGAAAATCTCAGTGAAACACTTATTACTGATGATAAAGAAGGCCTGgacacaaaacaaaa GTTAAAAGATGGTCCTCTTCAATGGTGTGAGCATGAGGATAGTGTGTACTGTGTTGAATGGTCACCTGCAGAACCATGGGTATTCGCTTCATTGAGTTATGATGGTAGGCTACTGATATCTCATGTGAAGAAATCGCTTAAATACCAAATTTTATTGTAA
- the LOC140434170 gene encoding uncharacterized protein isoform X2: MDKFDLNGDDYYNECSRRKSGEDSSKRESEAAGDTEENATSHRASEYVRELLAEKLSIDQHKLPNAIRLLEQEVIKTQSIGRAPLRDMKYVDIYREKPIRVIVKVLVPVREYPKFNFVGKLLGPKGNSMKRLQEETMCKMAVLGRGSMRDRAREDELRNSLDPKYSHLMDDLHVEISALGPPAEAHARVAFALAEVRKYLIPDSNDIIRQEQLRELELFSDREMIPEPRRPPPPPHVRPSNPLSRGPPPPHVMRTATRLPVHTPRVMPAKTKIMSILDRARVAMEESYGYEDDYGATSPPRYTNMYSPKVSDYTSGYYEDYETDYYQGNGSPNYDYHRRGYSHSAGQRRSQNSKQSKSNNNNSFPSKKVG, from the exons ATGGACAAATTTGATTTAAATGGCGACGATTATTATAATGAATGTTCCAGAAGAAAAAGTGGAGAAGACTCATCTAAAAGAGAGTCTGAGGCTGCTGGTGACACCGAAGAAAACGCAACAAGCCATAGAGCAAGCGAATATGTCAGAGAATTGTTAGCAGAAAAGCTATCGATTGATCAGCATAAACTACCTAATGCCATTAGGTTATTAGAACAAG AGGTCATCAAGACTCAATCGATAGGTCGAGCTCCCTTGAGAGACATGAAGTATGTTGATATTTACAGGGAAAAACCGATCAGAGTTATTGTTAAGGTTTTAGTACCTGTTCGGGAATACCCTAAG tttaattttgttgGAAAACTTTTGGGACCAAAAGGAAATTCAATGAAACGGCTCCAGGAAGAAACCATGTGTAAAATGGCCGTTTTAGGAAGAGGATCAATGAGAGATAGAGCTAGAGAGGATGAGTTACGAAATTCTCTtgatcccaaatacag ccaTTTGATGGACGATCTTCATGTAGAAATCTCAGCTCTTGGTCCTCCAGCCGAGGCTCATGCAAGGGTAGCTTTTGCTCTGGCAGAGGTCAGAAAATATCTGATACCGGATAGCAACGATATTATTCGACAAGAGCAATTGCGAGAGTTGGAATTATTTTCTGATAGAGAAATGATTCCCGAGCCAAGAAGACCTCCTCCACCTCCTCACGTAAGAC CATCTAATCCGTTATCTCGAGGACCACCTCCACCTCATGTAATGCGTACAGCAACCAGACTTCCAGTTCACACGCCGCGAGTGATGCCCGCCAAAACTAAAATCATGTCTATACTAGATAGAGCTCGTGTAGCTATGGAGGAAAGTTATGGATATGAAGATGATTATGGAGCTACGTCACCTCCTCGTTATACTAACATGTATTCTCCAAAAGTTAGTGATTACACGTCCGGGTACTATGAAGATTATGAAACTGACTACTATCAAGGCAATGGTTCTCCAAATTATG
- the LOC140434170 gene encoding uncharacterized protein isoform X1 — protein MDKFDLNGDDYYNECSRRKSGEDSSKRESEAAGDTEENATSHRASEYVRELLAEKLSIDQHKLPNAIRLLEQEVIKTQSIGRAPLRDMKYVDIYREKPIRVIVKVLVPVREYPKFNFVGKLLGPKGNSMKRLQEETMCKMAVLGRGSMRDRAREDELRNSLDPKYSHLMDDLHVEISALGPPAEAHARVAFALAEVRKYLIPDSNDIIRQEQLRELELFSDREMIPEPRRPPPPPHVRPSNPLSRGPPPPHVMRTATRLPVHTPRVMPAKTKIMSILDRARVAMEESYGYEDDYGATSPPRYTNMYSPKVSDYTSGYYEDYETDYYQGNGSPNYEAASRSWKPKSSSSSYPKMPSPSSSRGGELSRYKASPYSRPLK, from the exons ATGGACAAATTTGATTTAAATGGCGACGATTATTATAATGAATGTTCCAGAAGAAAAAGTGGAGAAGACTCATCTAAAAGAGAGTCTGAGGCTGCTGGTGACACCGAAGAAAACGCAACAAGCCATAGAGCAAGCGAATATGTCAGAGAATTGTTAGCAGAAAAGCTATCGATTGATCAGCATAAACTACCTAATGCCATTAGGTTATTAGAACAAG AGGTCATCAAGACTCAATCGATAGGTCGAGCTCCCTTGAGAGACATGAAGTATGTTGATATTTACAGGGAAAAACCGATCAGAGTTATTGTTAAGGTTTTAGTACCTGTTCGGGAATACCCTAAG tttaattttgttgGAAAACTTTTGGGACCAAAAGGAAATTCAATGAAACGGCTCCAGGAAGAAACCATGTGTAAAATGGCCGTTTTAGGAAGAGGATCAATGAGAGATAGAGCTAGAGAGGATGAGTTACGAAATTCTCTtgatcccaaatacag ccaTTTGATGGACGATCTTCATGTAGAAATCTCAGCTCTTGGTCCTCCAGCCGAGGCTCATGCAAGGGTAGCTTTTGCTCTGGCAGAGGTCAGAAAATATCTGATACCGGATAGCAACGATATTATTCGACAAGAGCAATTGCGAGAGTTGGAATTATTTTCTGATAGAGAAATGATTCCCGAGCCAAGAAGACCTCCTCCACCTCCTCACGTAAGAC CATCTAATCCGTTATCTCGAGGACCACCTCCACCTCATGTAATGCGTACAGCAACCAGACTTCCAGTTCACACGCCGCGAGTGATGCCCGCCAAAACTAAAATCATGTCTATACTAGATAGAGCTCGTGTAGCTATGGAGGAAAGTTATGGATATGAAGATGATTATGGAGCTACGTCACCTCCTCGTTATACTAACATGTATTCTCCAAAAGTTAGTGATTACACGTCCGGGTACTATGAAGATTATGAAACTGACTACTATCAAGGCAATGGTTCTCCAAATTATG AAGCTGCATCTCGTTCTTGGAAGCCTAAGTCATCGAGTTCTTCATATCCTAAAATGCCGTCACCATCATCGTCAAGAGGTGGGGAGCTGTCTCGTTATAAAGCTTCTCCCTACTCCAGAcctttaaaataa